A single window of Nicotiana tomentosiformis chromosome 1, ASM39032v3, whole genome shotgun sequence DNA harbors:
- the LOC104119924 gene encoding ATG8-interacting protein 1 isoform X1 → MASNEEGEETAPRGNEWEVVSLTQSAYAAAPGPKQVDPNDDNNSSAEYVAETSQAMFMSGHFVFPPSQHENLPLEPDLNEICDEQGGEDAAPELVADEGGKSDIYEGSTKTKGVSTPGSHGIQFIDEKGNLLFIGAEFEEDAALQGLSLVDKEQSFLGTAKYCSYQSEEPMDLSATTEETNVHAEPVELFYQGLDSGISNLPKAKDEEDDDTSNLPCQAWWKRGAASLVAHAKDANAFWSIFIAAAVMGLVIIGQTWQQERWQVLQTKWQVVHGERIGRMFGPLSRLKDVIVGGDRRGTFIRGSAPAQL, encoded by the exons ATGGCTAGCAATGAGGAAGGGGAGGAAACTGCTCCTCGTGGAAATGAGTGGGAAGTTGTGTCACTTACACAATCAGCATATGCTGCTGCCCCTGGTCCAAAGCAGGTTGACCCGAATGATGATAATAATAGTAGTGCAGAGTATGTAGCCGAGACTTCCCAGGCAATGTTTATGTCTGGTCACTTTGTCTTTCCACCAAGCCAGCATGAGAATTTGCCGTTGGAACCCGATCTTAATGAGATCTGTGATGAACAGGGAGGTGAAGATGCTGCTCCAGAACTTGTTGCTGATGAAGGGGGTAAATCAGATATTTATGAAGGAAGTACAAAAACTAAAGGTGTGAGCACTCCGGGATCTCATGGTATTCAATTTATTGATGAAAAGGGTAACCTGTTATTTATTGGTGCAGAATTTGAAGAAGATGCTGCCCTGCAAGGCTTAAGTTTGGTAGACAAAGAGCAGAGTTTCCTTGGTACTGCTAAATATTGTTCATACCAGAGTGAAGAACCCATGGATCTCTCAGCAACAACAGAGGAAACCAACGTGCATGCAGAACCAGTTGAACTCTTCTACCAGGGCTTAGACTCAGGCATCTCAAATTTGCCAAAGGCTAaagatgaagaagatgatgatacATCTAACCTTCCTTGTCAAGCATGGTGGAAAAGAGGGGCTGCTTCCCTTGTGGCCCATGCGAAAGACGCAAATGCATTCTGGTCTATTTTCATTGCTGCTGCTGTTATGGGCCTTGTGATTATTGGGCAGACGTGGCAGCAAGAAAGGTGGCAGGTGTTGCAAACGAAGTGGCAGGTTGTCCATGGTGAG AGGATTGGCAGGATGTTTGGTCCACTATCTCGACTGAAAGATGTGATTGTTGGGGGTGATCGCCGTGGTACCTTTATCAGAGGGAGTGCACCAGCTCAACTTTAA
- the LOC104119924 gene encoding ATG8-interacting protein 1 isoform X2, which produces MASNEEGEETAPRGNEWEVVSLTQSAYAAAPGPKQVDPNDDNNSSAEYVAETSQAMFMSGHFVFPPSQHENLPLEPDLNEICDEQGGEDAAPELVADEGGKSDIYEGSTKTKEFEEDAALQGLSLVDKEQSFLGTAKYCSYQSEEPMDLSATTEETNVHAEPVELFYQGLDSGISNLPKAKDEEDDDTSNLPCQAWWKRGAASLVAHAKDANAFWSIFIAAAVMGLVIIGQTWQQERWQVLQTKWQVVHGERIGRMFGPLSRLKDVIVGGDRRGTFIRGSAPAQL; this is translated from the exons ATGGCTAGCAATGAGGAAGGGGAGGAAACTGCTCCTCGTGGAAATGAGTGGGAAGTTGTGTCACTTACACAATCAGCATATGCTGCTGCCCCTGGTCCAAAGCAGGTTGACCCGAATGATGATAATAATAGTAGTGCAGAGTATGTAGCCGAGACTTCCCAGGCAATGTTTATGTCTGGTCACTTTGTCTTTCCACCAAGCCAGCATGAGAATTTGCCGTTGGAACCCGATCTTAATGAGATCTGTGATGAACAGGGAGGTGAAGATGCTGCTCCAGAACTTGTTGCTGATGAAGGGGGTAAATCAGATATTTATGAAGGAAGTACAAAAACTAAAG AATTTGAAGAAGATGCTGCCCTGCAAGGCTTAAGTTTGGTAGACAAAGAGCAGAGTTTCCTTGGTACTGCTAAATATTGTTCATACCAGAGTGAAGAACCCATGGATCTCTCAGCAACAACAGAGGAAACCAACGTGCATGCAGAACCAGTTGAACTCTTCTACCAGGGCTTAGACTCAGGCATCTCAAATTTGCCAAAGGCTAaagatgaagaagatgatgatacATCTAACCTTCCTTGTCAAGCATGGTGGAAAAGAGGGGCTGCTTCCCTTGTGGCCCATGCGAAAGACGCAAATGCATTCTGGTCTATTTTCATTGCTGCTGCTGTTATGGGCCTTGTGATTATTGGGCAGACGTGGCAGCAAGAAAGGTGGCAGGTGTTGCAAACGAAGTGGCAGGTTGTCCATGGTGAG AGGATTGGCAGGATGTTTGGTCCACTATCTCGACTGAAAGATGTGATTGTTGGGGGTGATCGCCGTGGTACCTTTATCAGAGGGAGTGCACCAGCTCAACTTTAA
- the LOC138906434 gene encoding uncharacterized protein — MRPPSGEEETSAPVLKSAKDNKRKRASTSEDPELKTRTARKPRKNTIPLNEESVQCLRDEDEEDDDFGMVSRVKMSAEAPKDTESMKAAKILFCDEGVSGRELIEVLESSRIEATSHHNEPMVSTVVGAGLEAPQDGENALSDSLGAIEIGGSPLLPSFSEEMIREARALKTLSIEGGHGREDLFRDYFTGVEEVTGLGDLEVSRKDSSEALSLFNEVQRALNRVSVLHQEACAQSRAELSRRREMPSDFFVGKKEEETKDLRAELAKLQQKIERIEQFRKEVDTIRAESLGWKESMDRLTAEKETARAQLSSVESQLQGMKEKSSIQAKKIEELEARLSSELAKAKFETEKTKTEVEEIVVVYRADAEATQVQAKEAIETARTRAYWVAELAKCQSRRETLKEIHARDFDFIEEIIKAKELEAETGALASDDDAESKSREDFDEEKAAP, encoded by the exons atgaggcccccgtctggcgAGGAAGAGACTTCGGCCCCGGTTTTGAAATCGGCGAAGGACaacaagagaaaaagggcctctacttccgAGGATCCAGAACTTAAGACAAGGACAGCTCGTAAGCCGAGAAAGAATACCATCCCTCTGAACGAAGAATCAGTTCAGtgcctaagggatgaagacgaagaagatgATGACTTCGGGATGGTGTCTCGAGTGAAAATGAGTGCCGAGGCTCCAAAGGATACTGAATCGATGAAGGCCGCAAAGATTCTATTTTGTGATGAGGGAGTCTCGGGAAGAGAATTGATCGAAGTCCTTGAGTCATCGAGGATCGAGGCTacctcccaccataatgagccaatgGTGAGTACGGTTGTGGGGGCTGGTCTCGAGGCCCCTCAAGATGGAGAGAATGCCctaagtgattcacttggggcaatagaaattggaggctccccgctgCTCCCCTCGTTTTCCGAGGAAATGATTCGggaggctcgggccttgaagaccctttCTATCGAAGGGGGCCACGGAAGGGAAGATCTTTTTCGTGATTATTTTACTGGGGTCGAAGAGGTTACCGGCCTGGGCGATTTGGaagtctcgaggaaggactcgaGTGAGGCATTGAGCCTTTTCAACGAAGTGCAACgggctctgaatcgg GTCTCAGTGCTTCATCAGGAAGCATGTGCTcagtctcgagctgagctgagtaggaggagagaaatgccctcagACTTCTTTGTGggaaaaaaagaagaggagaccaaggaccttcgagccgagttggccaag ctacagcagaagatcgagaggatcgagcagttccGTAAGGAGGTCGACACGATAAGAGCAGAGTCCTTGGGATGGAAAGAAAGCATGGACCGCCTTACTGCAgagaaagagactgctcgagctcaattatcatcggtcgaaagtcaacttcaaggtATGAAGGAGAAGAGTTCAATCCAGGCGAAGAAAATAGAGGAACTTGAGGCCCGGTTGtcttccgaacttgcaaaggccaagtTTGAAACTGAAAAGACAAAGACTGAGGTAGAGGAGATCGTGGTTGTCTACCGGGCTGATGCCGAAGCCACCCAAGTTCAAGCAAAAGAGGCAATCGAGACCGCTcgaactcgagcatattgggttgctgaactcgccaaatgccaatctcggagggaaaccttgaaggagatccatgctcgggaCTTCGATTTTATCgaagagataataaaggctaaagagcttgaagccgaaACTGGAGCtctggcttccgatgatgatgctGAAAGCAAGAGCAGGGAGGACTTTGATGAAGAAAAGGCTGCCCCTTAA
- the LOC104119926 gene encoding origin of replication complex subunit 5, whose amino-acid sequence MGEEGNPRTPRRATRSSLCSTPNPKISTDKSKSCNQQPLTIHDLAYRDESSISLDDLISNLPGRRSQIIKLLRLLGPLDSPMLPFFVYGGASTGKTSTILQIFKHLKRPFVYCSCITCYSPRILFESVLNQLSLHRRDESNDYSSTNRCEKPSDFVNLLQGALRSVVDSLKGSMAKSSSKKSVGWARGKMVYLVFDNLELARGWDKSSNILPLLFKLYDIMKMPEVGLIFLSNASPDTYDSDTGYVEPIPVHFPDYTEDELRQILMKDQGGPKLYSSFLDVVLRPFCRVTRRVDELLTAFSSLYQIYCEPLDDLGIVPNEDMKRKLFSHFQPHIGPSLNDTFKAGSRLSSEASAKKNKWKGMAKKNGVCESSDEIDFHMSACAKYLLICAFLASRNPATLDASLFDSTGGSSNRKRKRKSSEKSMEKKETAEQDLLLKGPGTFPLERLLAIFQCIVSVEECLPDEEAQEDGGLEGESWTNGLLSDVLLELSSLCNANFISKGGSCPLEGANRYRSMVSEDMALKVAKSLKFPLAKYLYRG is encoded by the exons ATGGGTGAAGAGGGAAATCCACGAACTCCCAGAAGAGCCACTAGATCATCATTGTGTAGCACACCAAATCCTAAAATTTCTACAGACAAGTCAAAATCATGTAATCAACAACCTTTAACAATACATGACCTTGCTTATCGAGACGAATCATCAATTAGTTTAGATGACTTGATTTCTAATTTACCAGGCAGGCGCTCACAAATTATCAAATTGTTGCGCCTTTTGGGCCCCTTGGATTCTCCAATGTTACCATTTTTTGTATATGGGGGTGCTTCAACTGGGAAAACAAGTACAATTCTTCAGATATTTAAGCACCTAAAACGTCCGTTTGTTTACTGTAGTTGTATAACATGTTATAGCCCAAGGATACTATTTGAATCGGTGTTGAACCAGTTATCGCTTCATAGAAGGGATGAAAGCAATGACTATTCGAGTACTAACCGCTGCGAAAAGCCCTCCGATTTTGTAAATCTTTTGCAGGGGGCTCTTCGTAGTGTGGTAGATAGTTTGAAGGGGAGCATGGCGAAATCAAGCTCAAAGAAGTCAGTGGGATGGGCTAGGGGGAAGATGGTTTACTTGGTGTTTGATAACTTGGAGCTTGCTCGCGGATGGGACAAGAGTTCCAATATATTACCGCTTCTTTTTAAGCTCTATGATATAATGAAAATGCCTGAAGTGGGTTTGATTTTTCTCAGTAATGCCTCACCTGACACGTATGACTCGGACACTGGTTATGTAGAACCTATTCCTGTTCATTTTCCTGATTACACCGAGGATGAACTTCGTCAAATCTTAATGAAAGACCAGGGAGGCCCAAAGCTATATTCCTCATTTCTGGA TGTGGTGTTGAGGCCATTTTGTCGAGTTACTAGACGAGTTGATGAATTATTGACTGCCTTCTCATCATTATATCAGATATATTGTGAACCTCTGGATGATTTAGGCATTGTTCCAAATGAAGATATGAAAAGAAAACTATTTTCTCATTTTCAACCACATATTGGGCCATCCCTGAATGACACGTTCAAAGCTGGAAGCAGGCTGTCTTCTGAAGCCTCAGCTAAGAAGAACAAATGGAAAGGCATGGCCAAGAAAAATGGAGTTTGTGAATCTTCTGATGAGATAGACTTTCATATGTCTGCTTGTGCCAAATACCTTCTTATTTGTGCTTTTCTTGCTTCAAGAAACCCAGCTACCCTTGACGCGTCATTGTTTGATTCAACTGGAGGTTCCAGCAACCGAAAACGAAAGAGAAA GAGCTCCGAGAAGTCAATGGAGAAAAAGGAAACTGCAGAACAAGACTTGCTCTTGAAGGGACCAGGAACATTCCCCTTGGAAAGATTATTAGCCATATTTCAGTGTATTGTATCTGTTGAAGAATGCTTACCTGATGAAGAAGCACAAGAAGATGGTGGATTGGAAGGAGAGAGTTGGACTAATGGACTATTATCTGATGTTCTTTTGGAATTATCAAGTCTGTGCAATGCTAATTTTATCAGTAAAGGAGGAAGTTGCCCCTTGGAAGGCGCTAATCGGTATCGATCTATGGTGTCCGAAGATATGGCTCTTAAG GTTGCAAAGAGTCTAAAATTTCCTCTGGCAAAGTATTTATACAGAGGATGA